A stretch of DNA from Catenulispora acidiphila DSM 44928:
CTCGGCCTCCTCCAGGAAGATGTGCCGCGCGACGTTCAGACCCGGGATCGGCCGACCGTACAGAAGCCCGGCGAGGCGGTTCCCGGCCAGCACGTCCAGCCGGTGGTCCATGATCAGCGCCGGCGCGTCGGCGACCAGGTCCAGGACGCGCAGCAGCTCCGGACGGATCCGCGTGCTCGGCGTCTTCGCCCGGCGGCGGGGCTTGCGGGCGAGCCGGTAGAGGTGTCCGCGTTCGGTCTCGTCGAGCCCGAGGACTCCCGCCAGCGCGTCCAGGACCTGGTCGGAGGGCTGCGTGGCGCGGCCCTGCTCCAGGCGTACGTAGTAGTCGACGCTGACTCCGGACAGGTGCGCGACCTCTTCGCGGCGCAGCCCTTCGACCCGGCGGCGGCTGTCGGTGGGGATGCCCGCGACGGCCGGATCGACCCGGGAGCGCCGGGTCCGAAGGAAGCCAGCAAGATCGTCCATGTCTCCCAGTATGACCGTCGCCATGCGCGTGAGGTGGTCCGGAAGGTGGTCCTGCGAGTACCAGGAACTCCAGACCGTGGGAAGAGGAGCCCCTGAATGTCGGGCGTCGCAGTGCCCAGAATCGGTGGCACCCGATCCGAAGGAAAGGCCATGAAGAACCCCATGAAGACACTGATCGTCCACGCGCACCCGGAGCCGAAGTCGCTCAACAGCTCGCTGAAGGACATCGCCGTGTCCACCTTGACCGCTGCCGGGCACGAAGTACAGATCAGCGACCTGTACGCGATGAAGTGGAAAGCAGCCGTCGACGCCGAGGACTACGGCCCGGATGCCTCAATCCCGCTGAAGGTCGCCGCGGACTCCGGCCGTGCCTTCGACGCCGGGACGCTCACCCCGGACGTGCGCGCCGAGCAGGAGAAGCTGCTGTGGGCCGACACGATCATCCTCCAGTTCCCGCTGTGGTGGTACACGATGCCCGCGATCCTGAAGGGCTGGGTGGACCGCGTGTTCACCTACCGCTTCGCCTACGGCGTCGGCGAGCACAGCGACACCAAATACGGCGAGCGCTTCGGCGAGGGCACGCTCGCCGGCCGCAGGGCGCTGCTGTCGGTGACCGCCGGCGGCCCGGAATCGCACTACACCGCCCGCGGCATCAACGGCCCGATCGAGGACCTGCTCTTCCCGATCCAGCACGGCATCCTCTACTACCCGGGCATCGACGTCCTGCCGCCCTTCGTGCTCTACGGCACCGACCACACCACCGACGAGGACTTCCCCGCCATAGCCCAAGCCTGGAAGCAGCGCCTCCTCACCCTGGAGTCGACCGAACCGATCGCCTTCCGCCGCCAGAACTTCGGCGACTACGAGATCCCCTCCCTGTGGTTGAAGGAAGGCCTGGAACCCGCCGGCCGCAACGGCTTCGGACTCCACGTGCGCGCCTGACACCGGCAACGACTACAGCCGCTGCCCCGCTCACGCGCGCACTTGCCGATCACGCGCCCCGACCCCGCGGCCGCCAACCCCTACGACGCAAGGTTCGCCGCATGCGCAGTCATCACAGCCTGCACCACGTCATACAGCGCCGGGCTGTGCTGCGCGCACTCGCCGACCACGCGACCCGACCCCGCCGCCGCCAACCCCTACGATGCAAGGTTTGCCGCGTACGCAGTCAGCACAGCCTGCACCACGTCGTAGAGCGCCGGGCTGTGCTGCGCGCACTCGCCGACCACGCGACCCGACTCCGCCGCCGCCGACCCCCTACGACGCGAGGCTCGCCGCATACGCAGTCAGCACAGCCTGCACCGCGTCATACGGCGCCGGGCTGTGCAGCGCGCACTCGCCGATCTCGCGTCCCGACCCCACCGCCGCCAACCCGAACCCCCTACGCCGCGAGGCTCGCCGCGTACGCAGTCAGCACAGCCTGCACCGCGTCATACGGCGCCGGGCTGTGCTGTGCGCGCGAGGTGACCATCGCGCCCTCCACGCCGGCGATGACGGCGTCGGCGAGGGTGCGGGCTGCCGGGTGCTGGAGGCCGAAGGCTTCGAAGTGGTGGGTGAGGCGGTCGGCCATTTCGGTGAAGGAGCGGCGGCTCACCTCGGCGAGGTCGGTGGAGTCCTGGGTGGCGCCTTCGGTGACGAGGGGGGCGATGGCGCAGCCGCGGGTGTAGCCGCTGGCGGTCATGCCCTCGCGGCCGAGGCTGAGGTAGACCTCGACGAGTTGCGCCGCGCTGGTCGCCTGGTCGGCGGCGCGGTCGATCAGCTCGACCTGATCGCGGGCGTGGGCTGCGGCTGCCGCCGTCGCCAGCTCCGCTTTGCCGCCGGGGAAGTGGAAGTAGACCGATCCGCGGGGGGCGCCGCTGAGAGTGAGCACGTCGGAGAAGGCGGTCGCGGTGTAGCCGCGCTCGCGGATGAGCTGCTTGGCGGCCTGCACCATCTTCTGTTTCGCGTCCGACCGCTGTGCCATCGCTGTGCCGTCCTGTCGCTGCTGGTCATGTCGATATGTATGATGGCCTACATAGTACCGCACGAGAGGACACGGATCATGCCCTTCGTCGACATCTCGCTCGTCCGCGGCACGTCGCCCGAGTACCGGCGCGCAGTCTCCCGCGCTGTCCACGACGCGCTGGTCACCGAGCTGACCATGAAACCCGACGACGACTTCCAGCTCATCCACGAACTCGAGCCGTCCGCGATGGTCTTCCCCCGCGACTTCCGCGGCGGTCCGCGCTCGCGGGACTGGACCGTCATCCGCATCACCGACGGCCTCGAGCGCGGACCGCAGGCCAAGCGCCGCTTCTACACGACGCTGGTCCGCCTGCTGGGCGCCGACCCCGGCATCGACCCGGCGGACGTCTTCGTGATGATGACGCTCACCCCGCCGGAGAACTTCTCCTTCGCCGACGGCGTCATCGGCACCGACGTCGTCGCGATCGAAGCGCTCGACGCCGCGGCGCAGAACCCGGGCTCCCGGGAGTCCTACACGAAGGACGAGATCGCCTACGCCATCACGCAGCTGTTCGCGCACCGCGACACCAGCCGCATCCTGCCGATGCTCCGCGACGACTACGTCATGTCCCTGCCCGAATCCCTGCCCTACGGCGGCGACTACACCGGCCGCGAAACCTTCGAGGACTTCTTCGCCAAGACCCCCGGCGGCGCGGACGTGTGGGAATCGTTCAGCAGCCACGTCGAGCAGGTCATCGAAGCCGACGGATACTTCGCGGTCCAGCTGACCAACACCGCGGTCCCCAAGGCGACCGGCGTCCCCGTCGTGCTCTACAACCTGTGGCTGTTCGAGGTCACCGGCGGCCGCATCGGCGGCATCCGGCTGTACGCCGACACGGCGCGCGTCCGCGGATAAGCAGGCCGAGCGATGCCCTCGAACCCTTGTCGGTCAAGGGTTGTACGTTTCTCGCCATGACTCAGGGGACGACCTATCTGGAGCTGTCCGAAGACAGCGGCAGCGCGCACAAGTTCTACGAGGTGACGGTCGCCGGCACCGTTGTCGACATCCGCTACGGCCGCATCGGCACCGACGGCTCGCGGCAGACCTCGACGTTCCCCACGATCGAGAAGGCTGAGGCGGCGGCTGCCAAGAAGATCGGGGAAAAGGTGCGCAAAGGCTACGCCCCGTCGGTGATGGGTGCCCGCGCCGCGCGCAGCATCACCCGGCGCGCGGTCGTCTCCGCGCCCTCGACGGCGCGGGCGACGGCGCCGGTGTTGTGGCGGTTCCGGACCGCCTCCAGCGCGTTCGGCATCCACATCGACGGCGACCGCTGCTGGGTCGGCAACCAGTCCGGCGACGTGTACAGCCTCGGGCACGACGGGCAGGTGCTGTCCCGGTTCTCGCTGCCGGACGGCGTGAAGTGCCTGGTCGCCGACGACTTCTGGATCTACGCGGGCTGCGACGACGGCTCCGTCTACGACCTGTCCGGCAAGATCCCGCACGCCGCCTACCGCATCGACGAGGACGTCGACATCTACTGGCTGGACATCCACGAGGGCGTCCTGGCGGTCTCCGACGCCGGCGGGCGGCTGGTCGTCATCGACCACGAGGAGGAGCACCAGTGGTCGCGCAACAGCCCGGGCACCGGCGCCTGGATGGTCCGCGGCGACGCCGAGGCGATCTACCACGGGCACAGCGCGGGCGTCACCGCCTACGCCGCCGACGGCGGCCGCGAGATCTGGAACACCAAGACCCCCGGGTCCGTGCTGTTCGGCTGGCAGGAATCAGACCACGTATACGCCGGGACCGGGCGCCACGTCGTCCACAAGATCGCCAAGGCTGACGGCCGCGCCCTCGCCGAGTACCGCTGCGACACCGCGGTCTACTCCTGCGCGACCGCCCCCGACGGTCGCTACGTCTTCGCCGGCGACAGCGCGTCGTCCGTCTACTGCTTCGCCGCCGACGGCACGCGCCTGTGGAAGCTCGGCACGGGCTGCGGCTCGGCGCTGTCGATGCAGTACCGCGACGAGCGCCTGTACGTCGTCACCACCGACGGCTCGCTGGCGTGCATCGACGCCGCCGAGCCGGCGATCGCGGCGGCGCAGGGCGGCGTCGTGCCGACCGTGCTCGACGTGAAGGCGAGCGCGGCCCTGCCGGTCGCCACCCCGGCCACCGTGGTCGCCACCACCACCGTCGCCGGCTCCGGCACGGTCGTGGAGTGCATCGACGACCACGGCCGGGTCCGCGTGCGGGTCGTCGGCGCCGGCTTCCAGTCCGGCTGGAACGTGCAGTTCCCGCGGGACATGCGGGTGGTCGGGGCGCGCTACGTCGTGGAGGAGGTCCACGAGGCCAGCCGCGGGTTCTACCGGGTGCGCGGGGAGATCAAGCGGCTGGTCTGAGCCGCGGCTGGCTGCGTCTGACAAGGTGCTCCGTGCCGGAGGTGCCCTGTGTCGGACAGGCAGGTCTGACGGTCCTGCGCCGAGCGTCAGTGTCCGCCGGTCCCGGTGCTCCACAGGGTCGCGCCGGCGGAACTGACGATGACGGTGTTGCCGTCGTTCTGCACCGTGAGGTGCGCGCCGTTGTTCCCGGCCGTGTTGCTGGCCCACAGCGGCGCGCCGCCGGTGTCGTAGATCACGAAGTTGCCGTCGCCCTGCAGGACGGCCTTGGCGGCGGCCTTCCCCACGGTGTTCGACGCCCACAGCGCCGCGCTGCCCTGGTAGAGCACCAGGTTGCCGTCGCCTTGCAGGATCAGCTTGAACCGGCCGTCGCAGGAGAGCGTGGACTGGTTCGCGGTGAGCTGCTGGTTGGCGGTCAGCTGGCCACACCCGCCGCCGGTCCCGCCGCCACCGCCGTTGGTGCCGCCGGGCGCGGTGGGACGTGTCGGGGTGAGCGCGATCTGTCCCTTGAGCATCCTGCCGCCGTCGTTGGTCAGGCGCATGTAGTAGTCCGCGCTGCACGCCGTGCCGTCTTCGTCCAGGGAGAGCAGCCCGGAGTTGGTCGGCACGAACGCCTGGGTCGGCGCGGTGTTGAGGATCTGGTTGCCCTCGCCGTACTCGTCGAACATGGAGATGTAGATGCCCTGCGCGCCGACGCGCACCATGTTGTAGAACTGCGCCCACATGAAGTCGCCGTGCGCGCGCTGGCGGGCCGACAGGTCGCCGGGCAGGACGCACGGCTGGTAGTCGATGTTGTGGGAGTTGCAGTAGGACTGGTCGCCGACGTTGACGTTCGTATAGAAGTTGTTCGAATCGTTGACCGAGCCGATGCGCCCGACCATCCACGGCGAGATCATGTTGAACGCGGAGTAGACGCCGCTGTATCCGGAGCGCGAGTCGTTCACGCCGGTGCGCCAGTACGTCGGCACGCCGCCCATCACGTAGCAGCCCTGGCTCTGGAACCACTGCACGACCGACAGGCAGTCGGCGGCGGACCAGGGGTGGTTGGCGTCGTTGAAGCCGAAGCCCCAGATGCCGACGACCGGCTTGCCGTTCTGGTGCGCGTACGCCGGGGACGAGGCGTACTGCTTCATCACGTTCGTCCAGTCGGCGGGCATCTCGGTCTTCATGTTCGTCCAGCCGGAGGCGTCGTACATGATGTAGAACTTCCGGCCGTACTGCTGCGCGGCGGTGTTGACCTTCGCGGTGACCGCGTTGCGGGTCGGGCCCTCGCTGCCGTTGGGGTTGAAGCGCTGGAGCGCCGCGGTGTCGCAGCCGTTCTGCTGCATCAGCGAGAAGTGGGCATTGACCGTGGACTGGTCGTAGGAGGAGAACAAGTTCGGCGCGGAACCGTTGCCCAGATTGGCGAATCCGGTCCGGTAGCCCGCGCTGTAGACGCTCATGTCGGGCCACGCCTTGAGGTTCTGGTTACTCGGCGAGGGCGCCTGCCCCTGGTTCTGGCTCCAGTGCCACCAGGCGTTGATCGGCGCTCCGTCGCCGATGCAGGCGAACCAGCCCTGGTAGCCGACGGTGATCTTGCCGACCACGTCGCCGGCGGGCGAGGCGGCCGGCGCCGCCGCCGGCGCCGGACCGGCGAACGCCGAGGTCAGTTCGGTCCCGGCCACGGTGGCCAGCGCTGCGCCGCCCAGGGCTGAGGACAGCAGGGTGCGTCGGGAGAGCGTCATCGTTTAGCCTCACTCGAATCAGGGGGTTGAGTGTGGGTACCCGGACGTCAAAGTACAGCGGTATTCTGCGGAAATCAGTCAAGGTTTTGCCAAAAAAAGGCTCGGATATGACATTCGGAGTCGAGGGCGGTGTCCTATTAAGTTCAGGAAGTCGCGTTCTGTAAATAAAGAGTTTTGACGCGCTTCAGCAAACCGCTCAGGACACCGCCGCTTCGGCTGATCGCCTTATTCCGCCGGGCCGAACCAGCGCTCCAGTGCCTCAGCGCTCCAGTGCTTCGTGGAGCGACTGCTCGGATTCCGCGGTCCAGGCGGTGAATCCGTCCGGACGCACCAGGACCGCAGCATCGCAATTTTAGGGTGCGCCGGCGAGCCGATCCCCGTCGTCAGTGCGCCGGTACACCACACGTCGGCCGACTCGCGTGCCCTCGATCAGGCCTGCGTCGCGCAGTATGGCGATGTGGCCGCCTGTCGTCCCGAGGGAGATCTCCAGCAGTGTCGCGAGTTCGGTGGTCGTCGCGGGGCGGCTCAGCTCCAGCAGGATGCGCGCCCGCACTGCGCCGATCAGCCTCTCCAGCGCACCGGCCCGATCCGGCGCCGGTCCCGCGCTTTCGACCGCGACGCCGCGTGCCGGGTAGACCAGGGCGAAGGCGGCGGGGGGCGCTTCGCAGAGCCAGGTGCCGCGCGAGAGGCTGACCGGGACGAAGAGCATCCCCTCGGCGCCGACGACGCGGTCCGCCAGCGGTCTGTTGCTGAACCGGATCGCGTCGTCGTCGACCCACTCGCTGCGGCGGTTCATGCTGCCCAGCGCCTTGGACCACCCGTGCACCGCCACGAGCCCGGCACGATACGTCACCTCGCGCTCCAGCAGAGCCCTGCGACGCGGCCAGTCCGGCAGCACGTGGTCCCGCCAGACCACGCTCATCAGCTGCGCGCACCGTGCGGCGAAATCAGTTCCCGCCAACCAATCCAAGCCGTGCGGGACCTCGGCATGCTGCTCGGAGAGCTCAAGCTGAGCGCGGATCTCGGCATCGGAGAAACGCCGTGCCACCTCAAGCTCTTTCGCCATCGTGGTCCGCATCCCACCCGGCGGCGGCAAAGTGACGAAGTCCGGCAGCCAACCCGAGGTGGTCAGCAACCGCGCCAGCCCAGCGGTGAACCGGTCCGCCCCCACCCGCGCACGAAACGCCGGAGCATGCCGCTCATGCCACGCCGCCATCCACGGATCAAGGCACGGATTCGCCAGCAACCGCATAGCGCCCAGCGTCTCCGCCATCGGCGACAGCGCGAAACGCGACCTGGACAAGGCACGCGGCGACAACCGCAGCAGCGTCATCTTTCGCCTCCATCCGAAGGGTTAGCATTCCACACCCCCCGCCCGGACACTGCCGGCCATGCCCAAAACCCGCGCCGACCCGCCCTCGAACCCGCACCCGCAGCGGGACCCGAAGCCGCAGCCGAACCTTCACCCGCGCCCCCAACTGCACCTGCTCCTCCTCCGCCCCGACTTCCGCTACTTCTTCACCGGCCAGACGGTCTCGCTGCTCGGTACCGCGATGTCGCCGGTGGCGCTCGCCTTCGCCGTCCTCGCCGCCTCCCATGACAAGGCCACCGACCTCGGCGTCGTGCTCACCGCGCACATGGTCCCGATGCTGGTGTTCCTGCTCGTCGGCGGGGCGACGGCCGACCGGTTCGCTCGCCGCACCGTGCTCGTCTGGGCGAACCTCGGCTCGGGACTCACTCAGGGCGCGGTCGCAGCGCTGCTGCTCACCGGCCACTTCTCGCTCGTCCTCGTGGCCCTGCTGGAACTGCTCAACGGCGTCCTCGCTGCCTTCACCACACCGGCGCTGCGCGGCTTCGTGCCCGAACTCGTCGAGCGGCACCAGATTCAGCAGGCGAACGCGCTGCTCAGCTCGATGCGCAATGCCACGAAGATCTTCGGGCCGAGCCTGTCCGGGGTCCTGGTCGTCGCGATCGGCGGCGGTCCGGCCATCGCCTTCGACGCCGCGACGTACCTGTTCGCAGCCATCTGCCTGCGCCTGCTGTCCTCGACCAGCCACCCGAAGAAGGCGGCCAGGACTGGAATCCTCGCCGACATCCGCGAGGGCTGGGGTCAGTTCCTCGGATTCCGCTGGGTCTGGACGGTGTCGGCGACCTTCTGCCTGATGAACCTGGTGCAGACCGGTACCTGGCAGATCCTCGGCCCGGAGCTGACGAAGAAGACGAGCGGCGTCGCGGCCTGGGGCTTCGTGCTCAGCGCCCGCGGCGTCGGACTGCTGGTCATGAGCACGCTCCTGACCAGGCTGACGATCCGCCGCTTCCTGGCGTTCGGCCAGGTCATGAGCGCGCTTGGCGCAGTACCGCTGCTGATCCTCGGCGCGCGCCTGCCAGCGCCGTTCCTCATCGCAGCCGCCTTCGTCGCCGGTCTCGGATCGGCGGTCGCGAGCGTCAGCTGGGACACTTCGCTCCAAGAGCATGTGCCGCCGCAGTCTCTGTCCCGCGTGTGCTCCTTCGACGACCTGCTCTCCTACGCCGCGATCCCCATCGGCCAGCTCAGCGTCGGACCGCTCGCGGCAGCGTTCGGCGGCTTCCGAGTGGTCACCATCGCAGGGTCCATCTATGCCGCCGCGGCGCTCTTCCCGCTCGCCTTCCGTCCCGTGCGGCGTCTGACGCACATCAGCGCGCAGGACCCAGCGCGGTGACGCAGGACCGAAGCGCCACGGCGAGATCGCGGCGCTGACCCGCGTCGAGCCCGGCGAGCATGCGCTCCTCGATGGCGGTGACCGCGGCCTCGCAGTGCCGCAGAACCGAACGGCCCGCCTTGGTGAGTTCGGTCTGAAGGATGCGGCCGTGGTCGGGATGCTGGTGACGGATGACCCAGGCGCGCTGCTCGAGTTCGCGCAGGTTCTCGTTCATGCTCTGCGGGGTGATGAACGCACGCCGTGCCAGCTCCGCGTTGGACAGGCCCGACTCCTGATCGAGGGCGGCGAGCACGGCGTACTGGCTGATCGTGGCGCCGTGCGACGCCAGCGCGCGGGTCATCTCCGCGTGTAAAACCGCCTGCGCCTGCTTGATCAGAAAACCCGGGCGCTCGTAGTCGTATCCCGGTCCGTTCGCATCAGCCACGGACGCTCCATCCTCTCCTCGGGTGCTCCGAATATCAGGTTACCTTGCATTGCTCGCCGCCCCGGCTTAGGCTGATGTCAGGTAACCTGATACTCGTCAGGTGGTAAGGAGTACAGATCATGGCCGCCCTGGGACCTTCGTTCCTCGCCCTGCAGGTACGCGACTTGCAGGCATCCGCCCACTTCTACGAGCAGCACCTGGGGCTGACGCGCGCGGCCGTCTCCCCGCCGCACGCAGTGGTCTTCGACACCCAGCCCGTGCCCTTCGCCGTCCGCGAACCCGCGGTCGACCTCGACGCCGTGGACAAGCTCGGCTGGGGCGTCGCACTCTGGCTCAAAGCCGAGGACGCGGACAAGATCCACGACGCCATGGCCGCCGAGGGCGTGCCGATCGTGACGCCGCCCTTCGACGGACCGTTCGGCCGGACCTTCACCTTCGCCGACCCCGACGGATACGCCGTCACCCTGCACAGCTGAAGGTCATCCCGTGATCGCGGCGCGCCCAAATCCCTGTCCGACACGCCCGACACGCCCGACAGTTTCGGGCCGTGCGGCACGCTTTCCGCCCGCCGCACGGCCCGCCCCCCGCCCCCCTTGCGTCCGTCAGCTTGTGGCGAGCAGCTCCAGCGTGTCGACCACGCGGTTGGAGAAGCCGTACTCGTTGTCGTACCAGGCGACCACCTTCACGTGGCGCCCCTCGACCCGGGTCAGCGCGGAGTCGAAGATCGCTGATGCGGGGTTGCCGACGATGTCGGAGGAGACCAGCGGGTCCTGGGAGTACTCCAGGATGCCGGCCAGCGCGCCCTTCGCCGCCGTGCGGTAGGCGGCGAGCACGTCCTCGCGCGTCACGTCGCGGGAGACGGTGGTGTTGAGCTCGACGATCGAGCCGACCGGCACCGGGACCCGGATCGAGTCGCCCGAGAGCTTGCCGTCCAGGCGGGGCAGCACCAGGCCGATGGCCTTGGCCGCGCCGGTGGTCGTCGGCACGATGTTGACGGCGGCGGCGCGCGCCCGGCGGGGGTCGCGGTGCGGACCGTCCTGCAGGTTCTGCTCCTGGGTGTAGGCGTGGACCGTGGTCATGAAGGCGTGCTCGATGCCGGCCAGGTCGTCCAGGACGGCGGCCAGCGGCGCCAGCGCGTTGGTCGTGCACGAGGCGTTGGACACGATCGTGTGCGCGACCGGGTCGTAGGCCTCGGTGTTGACGCCGTAGGCCAAGGTCACGTCGGCGCCGTCGGACGGCGCGCTGACCAGCACCTTCCTCGCGCCGGCGTCCAAGTGCGCGTGCGCGGCCTTGGCGGCGGTGAAGCGGCCGGTCGACTCCAGCACGATGTCGACGCCGAGCTCGGCCCACGGCAGCTGCCCCGGGTCCCGCTCGGCGAGCACCGCGATGCGCCGGCCGTCAACGACCAGCGTGTCGCCGTCGGCCCTCACCGGGCGTCCGAGCCGGCCGGCGGTGGTGTCGAAGGCGAGCAGGCGTGCCAGGGCGGCGGGCTCGGTCAGGTCGTTGACTGCCGCGACCTCCAGGTCGCTGCCCCGCTCCAGGAGGGCACGCAGCACATTGCGGCCGATGCGCCCGAAGCCGTTGATGGCGATGCGAGTCATGGGTGATGTCCTCTCTGTTTCCTAGTCATCACGAGTCTCGCCACCAGCGCTCCGAGGTGGCAGTGGCGTGGGCGCCATTGTTCGCAAGGATCGCGCCACACGGGAGGACCGTGATTTACTCGCCGCGCGTGAAGGTCCGCCGGTACTCGCTCGGCGTCGTGCCGAGGATCCGCTGGAAATGCGCCCGCAGGTTCGTGCCGGTCCCGAGCCCGACGTCGTTCGCGATCTGCTCGATACTGCGCTGCGACCGCTCCAGCAGCTCGCGGGCCAGGTCGACGCGGGCACGCGTGACCCACTGCATCGGCGTGTAGCCGGTGTCCTCCATGAAACGCCGGGAGAACGTACGCGGGGAGACCGCCGCGTGTTCGGCGAGGGATTCCAGACTCAGCGGATCGCCGAGTCGACGCAGAGCCCATTCGCGCGTGGCTGCGAAGCGTTCGCCGAGCGGTTCGGGCACGCTGCGCGGCACGTACTGCGCCTGCCCGCCGCTGCGATACGGCGCGGCGACGAGCCGGCGCGCCGCGTGGTTCGCCGCCGACACCCCGAGGTCGCCGCGCAGGATGTGCAGACACAGGTCGATGCCCGACGCGGCGCCGGCCGATGTCAGGACACTGCCTTCGTCGACGAACAGGACGTTCTCATCGACGCGGATCTGCGGATGCTTCTGCGCGAGTGTGCGCGTGTAGTGCCAGTGGGTCGTGGCGCGCTTGCCGTCGAGCAGCCCGGTCGCGGCCAGAGCGAACGCCCCGGTGGAGATCGCGGCGAGCCGCGTGCCCCCTTCGTGCGCGGCGATCAGTGCCGCCACGACGGCCGGCGGCGGATCGTCGCGGTCGGGAGCGCGGTAGCCGGGGATGAAGGCGATGTCCGCCCACGCCAGCGCCTCCAGACCATGCGCGACGTGGTACGCCAACCCGTCGCCGCCGGTCACCAGCCCGGGCGCGGCACCGCACACCCGGACCTCGTACGGCATGCTCGCGCGCGTGGTGAACACCTGCGCGGGAATGCCGACATCCAGCGGCTTGGCACCTTCCAGGACGAGGACGGCGATGCGGCGCAGGCGGGCCGTCGGCATGGACGGCAGGCTATCCCATGGTGATCCCGCCAGATCGGAACGATCGTCCACCCGGGGCAACGCGGCGAGCAGCCACTCCTCGGTAGAGTCCGAAAAACCTCGGGCGGCCTCTCAACTTCCGTGGCGCCGGAACGGTCTACCCAATGTGCGGACCGGGATCTCCGGGCGTGCGGGGCGAGGGAAGGAGAGCGAGGTGCCGCCGAATGGCGCTCACCGAGCATGAGGAGCAGGCGTTCTGGCAGTTCGTGGCGAACCGGCGGCAGCACCTGGTCCGGACCGCGTACCTGCTCGCCGGAGACCACGGCCATGCCGAGGACTTCGTCCAGGACGCGCTGATCCGCGCTCACCGCAACTGGCGCCGCATCGAGCGTGCCGATCAGCCCGAGGTCTACGTCCGCCGCATCATCGTCAACCTGGCGAACTCCTGGTGGCGCCGTGCCCTGCGACACCGCACGCACGTCGCCTGGGAGCCGCCGGACCGGCCGGACGAGCGCGACGGCCACGCCGCGGTGGAGCGCGAGGACGAGCTGTGGCGCGCGCTGGCCACCCTGCCGGCGGGCATGCGCGCCGTGGTCGTCCTGCGCTACTACGAGGACCTCTCCGAAGCCGAGACCGCCGCCGTGCTCGGCACATCGCTCGGCACCGTGAAGAGCCAGGCCTCGCGCGGGCTCGTGCGGATGCGCGCGGCGCTGTCCGAGTCCCGCGCCGATCTGGCGACGCGATGAGAAACCCGATGAGAAACCCGATGAGAAAGGAGTCATCCATGAGGGACGAGGAGCCCGGAGGGCTCGGCGGGTTCGCGGAC
This window harbors:
- a CDS encoding helix-turn-helix domain-containing protein, producing MTLLRLSPRALSRSRFALSPMAETLGAMRLLANPCLDPWMAAWHERHAPAFRARVGADRFTAGLARLLTTSGWLPDFVTLPPPGGMRTTMAKELEVARRFSDAEIRAQLELSEQHAEVPHGLDWLAGTDFAARCAQLMSVVWRDHVLPDWPRRRALLEREVTYRAGLVAVHGWSKALGSMNRRSEWVDDDAIRFSNRPLADRVVGAEGMLFVPVSLSRGTWLCEAPPAAFALVYPARGVAVESAGPAPDRAGALERLIGAVRARILLELSRPATTTELATLLEISLGTTGGHIAILRDAGLIEGTRVGRRVVYRRTDDGDRLAGAP
- a CDS encoding NAD(P)H-dependent oxidoreductase; its protein translation is MKTLIVHAHPEPKSLNSSLKDIAVSTLTAAGHEVQISDLYAMKWKAAVDAEDYGPDASIPLKVAADSGRAFDAGTLTPDVRAEQEKLLWADTIILQFPLWWYTMPAILKGWVDRVFTYRFAYGVGEHSDTKYGERFGEGTLAGRRALLSVTAGGPESHYTARGINGPIEDLLFPIQHGILYYPGIDVLPPFVLYGTDHTTDEDFPAIAQAWKQRLLTLESTEPIAFRRQNFGDYEIPSLWLKEGLEPAGRNGFGLHVRA
- a CDS encoding lectin, whose amino-acid sequence is MTLSRRTLLSSALGGAALATVAGTELTSAFAGPAPAAAPAASPAGDVVGKITVGYQGWFACIGDGAPINAWWHWSQNQGQAPSPSNQNLKAWPDMSVYSAGYRTGFANLGNGSAPNLFSSYDQSTVNAHFSLMQQNGCDTAALQRFNPNGSEGPTRNAVTAKVNTAAQQYGRKFYIMYDASGWTNMKTEMPADWTNVMKQYASSPAYAHQNGKPVVGIWGFGFNDANHPWSAADCLSVVQWFQSQGCYVMGGVPTYWRTGVNDSRSGYSGVYSAFNMISPWMVGRIGSVNDSNNFYTNVNVGDQSYCNSHNIDYQPCVLPGDLSARQRAHGDFMWAQFYNMVRVGAQGIYISMFDEYGEGNQILNTAPTQAFVPTNSGLLSLDEDGTACSADYYMRLTNDGGRMLKGQIALTPTRPTAPGGTNGGGGGTGGGCGQLTANQQLTANQSTLSCDGRFKLILQGDGNLVLYQGSAALWASNTVGKAAAKAVLQGDGNFVIYDTGGAPLWASNTAGNNGAHLTVQNDGNTVIVSSAGATLWSTGTGGH
- a CDS encoding helix-turn-helix transcriptional regulator, translated to MDDLAGFLRTRRSRVDPAVAGIPTDSRRRVEGLRREEVAHLSGVSVDYYVRLEQGRATQPSDQVLDALAGVLGLDETERGHLYRLARKPRRRAKTPSTRIRPELLRVLDLVADAPALIMDHRLDVLAGNRLAGLLYGRPIPGLNVARHIFLEEAERGFYAEWETCTLDVVGHLRLAVGRYPDDPRLASLVGELAMGSERFRRLWARADVRARTHGCKVYHHPLVGLLELHQENFALPGESNMELLVMTAAPGSPTEDGLRLLAGLGADSGAGHQTVPTENAHLR
- a CDS encoding tautomerase family protein, translated to MPFVDISLVRGTSPEYRRAVSRAVHDALVTELTMKPDDDFQLIHELEPSAMVFPRDFRGGPRSRDWTVIRITDGLERGPQAKRRFYTTLVRLLGADPGIDPADVFVMMTLTPPENFSFADGVIGTDVVAIEALDAAAQNPGSRESYTKDEIAYAITQLFAHRDTSRILPMLRDDYVMSLPESLPYGGDYTGRETFEDFFAKTPGGADVWESFSSHVEQVIEADGYFAVQLTNTAVPKATGVPVVLYNLWLFEVTGGRIGGIRLYADTARVRG
- a CDS encoding WGR domain-containing protein, whose product is MTQGTTYLELSEDSGSAHKFYEVTVAGTVVDIRYGRIGTDGSRQTSTFPTIEKAEAAAAKKIGEKVRKGYAPSVMGARAARSITRRAVVSAPSTARATAPVLWRFRTASSAFGIHIDGDRCWVGNQSGDVYSLGHDGQVLSRFSLPDGVKCLVADDFWIYAGCDDGSVYDLSGKIPHAAYRIDEDVDIYWLDIHEGVLAVSDAGGRLVVIDHEEEHQWSRNSPGTGAWMVRGDAEAIYHGHSAGVTAYAADGGREIWNTKTPGSVLFGWQESDHVYAGTGRHVVHKIAKADGRALAEYRCDTAVYSCATAPDGRYVFAGDSASSVYCFAADGTRLWKLGTGCGSALSMQYRDERLYVVTTDGSLACIDAAEPAIAAAQGGVVPTVLDVKASAALPVATPATVVATTTVAGSGTVVECIDDHGRVRVRVVGAGFQSGWNVQFPRDMRVVGARYVVEEVHEASRGFYRVRGEIKRLV
- a CDS encoding TetR/AcrR family transcriptional regulator gives rise to the protein MAQRSDAKQKMVQAAKQLIRERGYTATAFSDVLTLSGAPRGSVYFHFPGGKAELATAAAAAHARDQVELIDRAADQATSAAQLVEVYLSLGREGMTASGYTRGCAIAPLVTEGATQDSTDLAEVSRRSFTEMADRLTHHFEAFGLQHPAARTLADAVIAGVEGAMVTSRAQHSPAPYDAVQAVLTAYAASLAA